A window of Aeromicrobium duanguangcaii genomic DNA:
CCGTCCGCGCCGCTCGTACCGCCTACGAGAAGGTCTGGGGCCCCATGCCCGGCCGCGAGCGCGCCAAGTACCTGTTCCGGATCGCGCGCATCCTGGCCGAGCGCAGCCGTGAGTTCGCCGTCCTCGAGACGCTCGACAACGGCAAGCCGATCAGGGAGTCGCGCGACGTCGACGTGCCCCTCGTGTCGCAGTGGTTCTTCTACCACGCCGGCTGGGCCGACAAGCTCGATCACGCGGGCCTCGGCCCGAACCCGCGCCCGCTGGGCGTCGCCGCGCAGGTCATCCCGTGGAACTTCCCGCTGCTGATGCTGGCGTGGAAGGTCGCGCCCGCGCTGGCCGCCGGCAACACCGTGGTGCTCAAGCCCGCCGAGACCACCCCGCTGACGGCACTGCTGTTCGCGGACGTGTGCCGTCAGGCCGAGCTGCCCGCCGGTGTCGTCAACATCGTCACCGGCGCCGGCGAGACCGGCCGCCTGCTGGTGTCGCACCCCGACGTGAACAAGGTGGCCTTCACCGGCTCCACCCCGGTCGGGCGCGAGATCGCCCGCACGGTCGCCGGCACGGACAAGCACCTCACCCTCGAGCTCGGCGGCAAGGCCGCCAACATCGTCTTCGAGGACGCGCCCATGGACCAGGCCATCGAGGGCATCGTCCGCGGCATCTTCTTCAACCAGGGCCACGTCTGCTGCGCGGGCTCGCGCCTGCTGGTGCAGGAGAGCGTCGCCGAGGAGGTCCTCGAGCGGCTCAAGGCCCGCATGGCCACGCTGCGCCTGGGCGATCCGCTCGACAAGAACACCGACGTGGGCGCGATCAACTCGGCCGAGCAGCTGGGCCGCATCCGCGACCTGGCCGCCGCCGGCGACGAGGAGGGCGCCACCCGCTGGAGCGCCCCGTGCGAGCTTCCCGACCGCGGCTTCTGGTACGCCCCGACGATCTTCACCGGCGTCACGCAGGCCCACCGCATCGCCCGCGAGGAGATCTTCGGCCCGGTGCTGTCGGTGCTGACCTTCCGGACCCCGGCCGAGGCCGTCGAGAAGGCCAACAACACGCCGTTCGGCCTCTCGGCCGGCGTCTGGACCGAGAAGGGCTCGCGGATCCTCGCGATCGCCGACCAGCTGCGCGCCGGTGTGGTCTGGGCCAACACGTTCAACCAGTTCGACCCCGCCTCGCCGTTCGGCGGGTACAAGGAGTCCGGCTACGGACGCGAGGGCGGCCGGCACGGGCTGGCCTCCTACCTGGAGGGAAGCAAGTGAGCGACCGACTCGACGTCCGCAAGACCTACAAGCTGTTCATCGGCGGGGCGTTCCCCCGCTCGGAGTCCGGCCGCACCTACGAGGTGACCGCCTCGGACGGCCGCTTCCTGGCCAACGCCTCGAAGGCCTCGCGCAAGGACGGCCGCGACGCGGTCTCGGCCGCGCGCAAGGCGTTCGGCGGTTGGTCCAAGCGCACCCCGTACAACCGGGGCCAGATCCTCTACCGCGTCGCCGAGGTCCTCGAGGGCCGGCGCGACCAGCTGGTCGCCGAGGTCCGCGCCGCCGAGGGCGTGACCGAGAAGCAGGCGAACGCGTCCGTGGACGCCGCCGTGGACACCTGGGTCTGGTACGCCGGCTGGGCCGACAAGCTCTCGCAGGTGACGGGCAACGCCAACCAGGTCAACGGGCCGTTCTTCAACCTGACCTCCCCCGAGCCGACGGGCGTCGTGGTGATCGCCGCGCCGCAGCAGTCGTCGCTGCTCGGCCTGGTCGAGGTGCTGGCACCCGTGCTGCTCTCGGGCAACACCGCCGTGGTGATCTCGTCGTTCGAGCGCCCGCTGCCGGCCATCACGCTGTCGGAGATCCTCTCGACGTCCGACGTGCCCGGCGGCGTCGTCAACATGCTCACCGGTGACATCGCCGAGATCGGACCGTGGCTCGCCGCGCACCTGGACGTCAACGCGCTCGACCTG
This region includes:
- a CDS encoding aldehyde dehydrogenase family protein — protein: MPKFEYAPAPESRSIVDLAASYGLFIDGEFTDGGGTSFKTVNPATEEVLAEVAEADEADVDRAVRAARTAYEKVWGPMPGRERAKYLFRIARILAERSREFAVLETLDNGKPIRESRDVDVPLVSQWFFYHAGWADKLDHAGLGPNPRPLGVAAQVIPWNFPLLMLAWKVAPALAAGNTVVLKPAETTPLTALLFADVCRQAELPAGVVNIVTGAGETGRLLVSHPDVNKVAFTGSTPVGREIARTVAGTDKHLTLELGGKAANIVFEDAPMDQAIEGIVRGIFFNQGHVCCAGSRLLVQESVAEEVLERLKARMATLRLGDPLDKNTDVGAINSAEQLGRIRDLAAAGDEEGATRWSAPCELPDRGFWYAPTIFTGVTQAHRIAREEIFGPVLSVLTFRTPAEAVEKANNTPFGLSAGVWTEKGSRILAIADQLRAGVVWANTFNQFDPASPFGGYKESGYGREGGRHGLASYLEGSK
- a CDS encoding aldehyde dehydrogenase family protein — protein: MSDRLDVRKTYKLFIGGAFPRSESGRTYEVTASDGRFLANASKASRKDGRDAVSAARKAFGGWSKRTPYNRGQILYRVAEVLEGRRDQLVAEVRAAEGVTEKQANASVDAAVDTWVWYAGWADKLSQVTGNANQVNGPFFNLTSPEPTGVVVIAAPQQSSLLGLVEVLAPVLLSGNTAVVISSFERPLPAITLSEILSTSDVPGGVVNMLTGDIAEIGPWLAAHLDVNALDLTGVDDADVARDLEAEAAVNLKRVLRPGTPTAQSLQRITPFLEHKTVWHPIGV